One genomic segment of Mycolicibacterium psychrotolerans includes these proteins:
- a CDS encoding enoyl-CoA hydratase produces MIEATRDGNVLTLEMQRPERRNALNAALVDGLREAIEKAAVEDVRAIVLTGQGHVFSSGADLSGGQGVADELPDKARALNLAIDRAPVPVIGAVNGPAIGAGVILSMICDLRVVAPEAYFQFPVAKYGIALDNWSIRRLTSLVGAGRARGMLLAAERLTAETALQTGMANRLGTLADAQAWAQEIAGYAPLALQHAKRVLNDDGAYEDPWPAHQELFDRAWKSQDIIEAQVARIEKRAPKFQGA; encoded by the coding sequence TGCTGACCCTGGAGATGCAGCGTCCTGAGCGGCGCAACGCGCTGAACGCGGCACTGGTCGACGGCCTGCGCGAGGCGATCGAGAAAGCGGCCGTGGAGGACGTCCGCGCGATCGTGCTCACCGGCCAGGGGCACGTGTTCAGCTCAGGGGCGGACCTGTCGGGCGGTCAGGGTGTCGCCGACGAGCTGCCGGACAAGGCGAGGGCGCTCAACCTGGCGATCGACCGGGCTCCCGTGCCGGTCATCGGCGCCGTCAACGGCCCCGCGATCGGCGCAGGCGTCATCCTGTCGATGATCTGCGATCTGCGCGTGGTGGCCCCCGAGGCCTATTTCCAGTTTCCCGTCGCCAAGTACGGCATCGCGCTGGACAACTGGAGTATCCGCCGGCTGACGTCGCTGGTGGGTGCGGGCCGGGCGCGCGGCATGCTGCTGGCCGCCGAGCGCCTCACCGCCGAGACGGCCCTGCAGACCGGGATGGCCAACCGGCTCGGCACGCTGGCCGACGCGCAGGCGTGGGCGCAGGAGATCGCGGGGTACGCGCCGCTGGCCCTGCAGCACGCCAAGCGGGTGCTCAACGACGACGGCGCCTACGAGGATCCGTGGCCCGCGCACCAGGAGTTGTTCGACCGCGCCTGGAAGAGCCAGGACATCATCGAGGCGCAGGTGGCGCGTATCGAGAAGCGCGCGCCGAAGTTCCAGGGCGCCTGA
- a CDS encoding MBL fold metallo-hydrolase produces the protein MLGAALRFGFGTASLLAGGWVLRALQGTPESLGATPAEIAPVARRSPQYRDGKFVNLEAPSGMTADREAQRMLLRDLANAGNSGKPPGPIPLADPPAPHPAAGPAAASWYGHSSAMIEVDGYRVLADPVWSRRCSPSRAVGPARMHEVPLLIEALPAVDAVVISHDHYDHLDIDTIVALAHSQRAPFLVPLGIGAHLRKWGIPESRIVELDWYESHRIGDLTLVCTPARHFSGRLFTRDTTLWASWVVMGPSHRAFFGGDTGYTKSFAEIGAEFGPFDLTLLPIGAYHPAFSDIHMNPEDAVRAHLDLTDADAGLMMPIHWATFRLAPHPWAEPAERLVAAADAEGVRIAVPVPGGRVDGESTFDPWWRL, from the coding sequence ATGCTCGGCGCGGCGCTGCGGTTCGGGTTCGGGACCGCGTCCCTGCTGGCCGGCGGCTGGGTGCTGCGGGCATTGCAGGGCACCCCGGAGTCGCTGGGGGCCACCCCGGCCGAGATCGCACCGGTGGCGCGGCGCTCCCCGCAGTACCGCGACGGGAAGTTCGTCAACCTCGAGGCGCCGTCGGGCATGACGGCCGACCGCGAGGCGCAGCGGATGCTGCTGCGCGATCTGGCCAACGCCGGGAACTCGGGTAAGCCGCCGGGACCGATCCCGCTCGCCGATCCTCCGGCGCCGCATCCGGCCGCCGGTCCCGCGGCGGCCAGCTGGTACGGCCACTCCAGCGCGATGATCGAAGTCGACGGGTACCGCGTGCTGGCCGACCCGGTGTGGAGCCGGCGCTGCTCGCCGTCGCGCGCCGTCGGTCCGGCGCGCATGCACGAGGTGCCGCTGCTGATCGAAGCGCTGCCCGCCGTCGACGCCGTGGTGATCAGCCACGATCACTACGACCACCTCGACATCGACACGATCGTCGCGCTGGCGCACAGTCAGCGGGCGCCGTTCCTCGTACCGCTGGGCATCGGCGCGCACCTGCGTAAGTGGGGCATTCCGGAGAGCCGGATCGTCGAGCTGGACTGGTACGAGTCCCACCGCATCGGCGACCTGACGCTGGTGTGCACCCCGGCTCGGCACTTCTCCGGCCGGCTGTTCACCCGTGACACCACGCTGTGGGCGTCGTGGGTGGTGATGGGTCCGTCGCACCGCGCCTTCTTCGGCGGCGACACCGGGTACACCAAGAGCTTCGCCGAGATCGGCGCCGAGTTCGGCCCGTTCGACCTGACGCTGCTGCCGATCGGGGCCTACCATCCGGCGTTCTCCGACATCCACATGAACCCCGAGGACGCGGTTCGCGCCCACCTGGATCTGACCGACGCAGACGCCGGCCTGATGATGCCGATCCACTGGGCGACGTTCCGGCTGGCGCCGCACCCGTGGGCCGAGCCGGCCGAACGCCTGGTCGCCGCCGCCGACGCCGAAGGTGTGCGCATCGCGGTCCCCGTTCCGGGGGGACGGGTGGACGGCGAATCGACATTCGACCCGTGGTGGCGCCTGTAG
- a CDS encoding serine hydrolase, with protein MKPRVAALAMLTVLVVGCGAGSTPSSSQPSTSPSTADQAGDTPPPLVPAMPLPENAVDDAVARLDELAGDLMRKSGIPGMAVAVVHAGKTVYAKGFGVKDATLPEDPGNRIDPDTVFQLASVSKSLAATVVAHQVGVKSVDWNTPIVAKLPWFALSDPAVTPMVTIGDMMSHRSGLPDHAGDQLEDLGYDRRQVLEKLRDYPLDPFRISYAYTNFGFTAGAEAAAVAAGKPWENLAADVLFTPLGMTTASYRYADFAKRPDRAVGHIHVDGSYQPRYIRNADAEGPAGGASASVQDMTHWLAMMLADGSYQGKQVVDRAALLPAVTPQIVSSPAAEPAMRSGFYGFGFNVGTTSAARTELSHSGAFELGAGTNVLILPSADVAIVALTNATPIGVPETLTAEFADLVQFGEIRQDWYGLYRKAFEAMDVPVGSLTGKTPPPDPAPPAPLGAYTGTYRNGFWGAATVAEVDGALRLRLGPTLDVELRHWDGNVFTFAFVTENAPPGTVSKATFDGDRLTLEYYDEDGRGVFVR; from the coding sequence ATGAAACCCCGGGTGGCCGCGCTCGCGATGCTCACCGTGCTCGTCGTCGGGTGCGGCGCCGGCTCGACACCGTCCTCGTCCCAGCCCTCGACCTCGCCGTCGACCGCCGACCAGGCAGGAGACACCCCGCCCCCGCTGGTGCCCGCGATGCCCCTGCCGGAGAACGCGGTCGACGACGCGGTGGCCAGGCTCGACGAGCTGGCCGGGGACCTGATGCGCAAGTCGGGGATCCCGGGCATGGCGGTGGCCGTCGTCCACGCCGGAAAGACGGTGTACGCCAAGGGTTTCGGGGTCAAAGACGCGACGCTGCCCGAGGATCCCGGCAATCGAATCGATCCGGACACGGTCTTTCAGCTGGCTTCGGTGTCCAAGTCGCTGGCGGCCACCGTGGTGGCCCACCAGGTCGGGGTGAAGTCGGTGGACTGGAACACCCCGATCGTGGCGAAGTTGCCCTGGTTCGCGCTGTCCGACCCGGCGGTCACCCCGATGGTGACGATCGGGGACATGATGTCGCACCGCTCCGGGCTGCCCGACCACGCCGGCGACCAGCTCGAGGACCTCGGCTACGACCGCAGGCAGGTTCTCGAGAAACTGCGCGACTACCCGCTCGACCCCTTCCGGATCTCCTACGCCTACACCAATTTCGGTTTCACCGCGGGTGCGGAGGCGGCCGCGGTGGCGGCGGGCAAGCCGTGGGAGAACCTGGCCGCCGACGTGCTGTTCACCCCGCTGGGCATGACGACGGCCAGTTACCGCTACGCCGATTTCGCGAAGCGGCCCGACCGCGCGGTGGGCCACATCCACGTCGACGGCTCCTACCAACCGCGCTACATCCGCAACGCCGACGCCGAAGGGCCGGCCGGCGGGGCCAGCGCATCGGTTCAGGACATGACCCATTGGCTGGCCATGATGCTGGCCGACGGCAGCTATCAGGGCAAGCAGGTGGTCGACCGTGCCGCGCTGCTGCCTGCGGTGACCCCGCAGATCGTGTCGAGTCCCGCCGCCGAACCGGCGATGCGCTCGGGCTTCTACGGTTTCGGGTTCAACGTCGGCACCACGTCGGCGGCGCGGACCGAACTGAGTCACTCCGGGGCGTTCGAGCTGGGCGCCGGGACGAATGTGCTGATCCTGCCGTCGGCCGACGTGGCGATCGTCGCGCTGACCAACGCCACGCCGATCGGAGTCCCGGAGACGTTGACCGCCGAGTTCGCCGACCTCGTGCAGTTCGGCGAGATCCGGCAGGACTGGTACGGCCTCTACCGCAAGGCGTTCGAGGCCATGGACGTCCCGGTCGGATCGCTGACCGGCAAGACCCCGCCGCCCGATCCGGCGCCGCCGGCGCCGTTGGGCGCCTACACCGGCACGTACCGCAACGGCTTCTGGGGTGCGGCGACGGTCGCCGAGGTCGACGGCGCGCTGCGGCTGCGGCTGGGCCCTACGCTGGACGTGGAGCTGCGGCACTGGGACGGCAACGTGTTCACGTTCGCGTTCGTCACCGAGAACGCGCCGCCGGGAACGGTGTCGAAGGCGACGTTCGACGGCGACCGGCTGACGCTGGAGTACTACGACGAGGACGGCAGGGGAGTGTTCGTCCGATGA
- a CDS encoding cation-translocating P-type ATPase: MTAVVSAGLSDAEVAQRIAEGKTNDVPTRAARSVSEIVRGNVFTRINAILGVLLVIVLSTGSLINGAFGLLIIANSAIGIIQELRAKRTLDKLAIVGQAKPLVRRQSGTEPLLPSEVVLDDVIELGPGDQIVVDGDILEAANLEVDESLLTGEADPITKTAGEHVMSGSFVVAGGGAYRATKVGREAYAAKLAEEASKFTLVKSELRSGINTILQFITYLLVPAGALIIYTQLFTTDAGWQESVLRMVGALVPMVPEGLVLMTSIAFAVGVVRLGRRQCLVNELPAIEGLARVDVVCADKTGTLTENGMRVSDLKRLDASGVTEVLAQLAADDPRPNASMAAIAEAYRMPPGWSPTATAPFKSATKWSGTSYGEHGNWVIGAPDVLLDPASPAAEEAERIGARGLRVLLLGSSDLPVDDPGAPGTVTPAALVVLEQRVRPDARDTLDYFASQHVSVKVISGDNAVSVGAVAGSLGLTGETMDARLLPAEPDRLAEALEEYTTFGRVRPDQKRSMVHALQSRGHTVAMTGDGVNDVLALKDADIGVAMGSGSSASRAVAQIVLLDNKFATLPYVVGEGRRVIGNIERVSNLFLTKTVYSVLLAVLVGLAGLSAEIFGTDPLLFPFQPIHVTIAAWFTIGIPAFILSLAPNAERAHPGFVRRVMTSALPSGLAVGIATFASYLLAYQGRAASQVEQTQASTAALITLLVSALWVLAVVARPYEWWRVALVAASALAYVAIFSLPGARELFMLDPSNVATTSTALGIGVLGAAAVEVIWWVQGAVLGETRRLWRSPDR; encoded by the coding sequence ATGACCGCCGTCGTGTCCGCCGGCCTCTCCGATGCCGAGGTCGCGCAGCGCATCGCCGAGGGCAAGACCAACGACGTCCCCACGCGCGCGGCGCGCAGCGTCTCGGAGATCGTGCGCGGCAACGTGTTCACCCGCATCAACGCGATCCTGGGCGTGCTGCTGGTCATCGTGCTGTCCACCGGCTCGCTGATCAACGGTGCGTTCGGCCTGCTGATCATCGCCAACAGTGCGATCGGCATCATCCAGGAGTTGCGCGCCAAACGGACGCTGGACAAGCTCGCGATCGTCGGTCAGGCGAAACCGTTGGTGCGCAGGCAGTCTGGCACTGAGCCGCTGCTCCCCAGCGAGGTGGTACTCGACGACGTCATCGAGCTGGGGCCGGGGGACCAGATCGTCGTCGACGGCGACATTCTCGAGGCGGCCAACCTCGAGGTCGACGAGTCGCTGCTGACGGGGGAGGCCGACCCGATCACCAAAACCGCTGGCGAGCATGTGATGTCGGGCAGCTTTGTGGTCGCCGGCGGCGGCGCCTACCGGGCCACGAAGGTCGGCCGCGAGGCGTACGCCGCCAAGCTGGCCGAGGAGGCCAGCAAGTTCACGCTGGTGAAATCCGAACTGCGCAGCGGCATCAACACGATCCTGCAGTTCATCACCTACCTGCTGGTGCCGGCCGGAGCGCTGATCATCTACACCCAGCTCTTCACCACCGACGCCGGGTGGCAGGAGTCGGTGCTGCGCATGGTCGGCGCGCTGGTGCCGATGGTGCCCGAAGGCCTGGTGCTGATGACCTCGATCGCGTTCGCGGTCGGCGTGGTCCGGCTGGGCCGGCGGCAGTGCCTGGTCAACGAACTCCCCGCGATCGAGGGCCTCGCGCGGGTCGACGTGGTGTGCGCCGACAAGACCGGCACCCTCACCGAGAACGGTATGCGGGTCAGCGATCTGAAGAGACTCGACGCCTCGGGCGTGACGGAGGTCCTGGCCCAACTCGCCGCCGACGACCCCCGGCCCAACGCCAGCATGGCCGCGATCGCGGAGGCCTACCGGATGCCACCGGGCTGGAGCCCGACGGCCACCGCGCCGTTCAAGTCGGCGACCAAATGGAGCGGCACGTCCTACGGCGAGCACGGCAACTGGGTGATCGGCGCGCCGGACGTCCTGCTGGATCCGGCGTCACCGGCCGCCGAGGAGGCCGAGCGGATCGGCGCCCGCGGCCTGCGGGTGCTGCTGCTGGGCTCCAGCGACCTCCCCGTCGACGACCCCGGCGCACCCGGCACCGTCACCCCCGCCGCGTTGGTGGTGCTCGAGCAGCGCGTCCGCCCCGATGCCCGTGACACCCTCGATTACTTTGCCTCCCAACATGTGTCGGTCAAGGTGATCTCCGGGGACAACGCCGTGTCGGTCGGTGCGGTCGCCGGCTCGCTCGGTCTCACCGGCGAGACCATGGACGCGCGCCTGCTACCGGCGGAGCCCGATCGGCTGGCCGAGGCGCTGGAGGAGTACACGACGTTCGGGCGGGTACGGCCCGACCAGAAGCGGTCGATGGTGCATGCGCTGCAGTCACGCGGCCACACCGTCGCGATGACCGGCGACGGCGTCAACGACGTGCTGGCCCTCAAGGACGCCGACATCGGCGTCGCCATGGGGTCGGGAAGTTCCGCGTCACGCGCGGTGGCGCAGATCGTGTTGCTGGACAACAAGTTCGCCACCCTGCCCTACGTGGTCGGCGAGGGCCGGAGGGTGATCGGCAACATCGAACGGGTCTCCAACCTGTTCCTGACCAAGACCGTGTACTCGGTGCTGCTCGCGGTGCTCGTCGGGCTGGCGGGTCTGTCGGCCGAGATCTTCGGCACCGATCCGCTGCTGTTCCCGTTCCAGCCGATCCACGTCACGATCGCCGCGTGGTTCACGATCGGCATCCCGGCGTTCATCCTGTCGCTGGCACCCAACGCCGAACGTGCCCATCCGGGTTTCGTGCGGCGCGTGATGACCTCGGCGCTGCCGTCGGGTCTGGCCGTGGGGATCGCGACGTTCGCCTCGTATCTGCTGGCCTACCAGGGGCGGGCGGCGAGCCAGGTCGAACAGACGCAAGCCTCGACCGCGGCGCTGATCACGTTGCTGGTCTCCGCCCTGTGGGTGCTCGCCGTGGTCGCCCGGCCCTACGAGTGGTGGCGGGTGGCGCTCGTCGCGGCCTCCGCGCTCGCCTACGTGGCGATCTTCTCTCTGCCCGGCGCGCGCGAGCTGTTCATGCTCGATCCGTCGAACGTCGCGACGACGTCCACCGCGCTGGGGATCGGGGTGCTCGGCGCGGCCGCCGTCGAGGTGATCTGGTGGGTCCAGGGCGCCGTGCTGGGCGAAACCCGCAGGCTGTGGCGTTCGCCGGACCGGTGA
- a CDS encoding glycosyl hydrolase family 8 produces MRRRLSSGPALALLLVLVVGAGWWVANAIDPRLDAAGVARMREDTARTTGRQFLDEYVEPDGRVVRRDEGGDVVSEGQAYAMLIAVAVDDQARFRSIWEWTKTHLRRADGLLAWRWAADKVTDVNSAADADLDAARALVVAGRRFNAPEFTEDGKGLGEAILRRETVAVGTSTAKVGELNPPGVWVAGLGRILVGGNWARTPPYVVNPGYFSPRADWELFEASADRRSTDSALTLRGPVWHRDPRVEQSPFEASADRRWVDITRTQRVVAWQLLGAGMLPPDWARVSEVGHAVPTGPVRGGPIRFGLDAARMPVRFAESCDREDRALAGAMRPILTAPGAVPALRNLDGSAASDWQHPVALVAAAATEQGVGNTDGAVERLDAAARLQQRSPTYYGAAWVALGRIMLTTSLLGECPVAG; encoded by the coding sequence GTGAGGCGGCGGCTGAGCAGCGGGCCGGCCCTTGCGCTGCTGCTGGTGTTGGTGGTCGGCGCCGGTTGGTGGGTCGCGAATGCGATCGATCCGCGGCTCGACGCGGCGGGCGTTGCCCGCATGCGCGAGGATACTGCGCGCACCACTGGTCGACAGTTCCTGGATGAGTACGTCGAACCCGACGGGCGGGTCGTCCGCCGCGACGAGGGTGGTGACGTTGTGAGCGAGGGACAGGCTTACGCGATGCTCATCGCAGTCGCGGTTGACGACCAGGCGCGGTTCCGGTCGATATGGGAGTGGACGAAGACCCATCTGCGCCGCGCCGACGGTTTGCTCGCGTGGCGGTGGGCCGCTGACAAGGTCACCGATGTCAACAGCGCTGCGGATGCCGATCTCGATGCGGCGCGCGCGTTGGTCGTGGCCGGTCGACGCTTCAATGCGCCCGAGTTCACGGAGGATGGCAAGGGGCTGGGCGAGGCGATCCTGCGGAGAGAGACGGTAGCCGTTGGCACTTCAACGGCTAAGGTAGGCGAGCTGAATCCGCCGGGTGTATGGGTGGCAGGACTAGGGCGCATCCTGGTCGGCGGCAACTGGGCCAGAACGCCGCCGTACGTCGTCAATCCGGGGTACTTCAGTCCTCGCGCCGATTGGGAGCTCTTCGAGGCGTCGGCCGACAGGCGGTCGACCGACAGTGCCCTCACCTTGCGCGGACCGGTCTGGCACCGCGATCCTCGCGTCGAACAATCACCCTTCGAGGCTTCGGCCGACCGACGCTGGGTGGACATCACCCGCACCCAACGGGTGGTGGCGTGGCAGCTCCTCGGGGCCGGGATGCTGCCGCCCGATTGGGCCCGGGTCAGCGAAGTCGGGCACGCGGTGCCCACCGGACCCGTCCGCGGGGGGCCGATACGCTTTGGGCTCGACGCCGCGCGAATGCCAGTCCGATTCGCGGAATCCTGCGATCGAGAGGACCGAGCCCTCGCGGGTGCGATGCGCCCGATCCTCACGGCGCCGGGTGCCGTTCCCGCGCTGCGGAACCTGGATGGGTCTGCTGCCAGCGATTGGCAGCATCCCGTCGCCCTGGTGGCCGCGGCGGCGACCGAGCAGGGCGTGGGCAATACCGACGGCGCCGTCGAGCGCCTCGACGCGGCGGCGCGACTTCAGCAGCGGTCGCCTACCTATTACGGCGCCGCATGGGTGGCGCTGGGCCGCATCATGCTGACCACCTCGCTGCTCGGCGAATGCCCGGTGGCAGGTTGA
- a CDS encoding glycosyltransferase family 39 protein, protein MTARLDLIPDDTARRDLDRRSDEYRATATPPNHVSPHDAVDTRGGDVVRRARPGLKIRAIGLNPSIPILGILLILTGLVRLMNLTGSPARLDDEGTYMAQAYAVSEWGELAHYTYWYDHPPAGWLQLALWTVITGPDFGGNAVAAGRYLMVIVAVVTAALLWALARRIEMSRWAAAVAVAIFALSPLSISLTRTVYLDNLAIAWVLGALVLLCSPRRRLSAVFGAAICLGVAVLTKETMLLLLPTFAWLVWTRPAPVTRRYALAVFVALFGVVVSSYLLMAVLRGELVPGPGHVSLWDGISFQLWQRTPGGTLDDPYSLKRHTVEEWLRLDPSLPFLAVAIALAALFVKRLRAFAVGLVVLIVIVLRPGYLPVPFILSALPLTALLAAATGEVALRYVCRNVEQRSIGLRRFRFPVLAAGTLIVSIAVSLWLPVYHGLMESDEDASMRQTQQWVSQNVPKTDRLIVDDAFWLDFIRDGRDRRNVVWAYKVDTDGQVKGWAPHGWTDYQWVVSTASLRANMPPKGVLTEAVAHSHPAAIFGSSGTRVEVLRVDNGRPNSKPPPPAAAAFGGQLAAHLAGTTDAEVLAVLQSPTIDQRVLATLAVVAATQPVRVEAVSTIAGESDAGTPRREITLGGPRRQLEGVAAFFQHQEGPFAVESVDLTSNGLEVRFPARGWDVGLGTGPTPRQDAPAALRVADLRRDRPAEQLTVVGIDGTAAGSLEASDAANPSGYRSMPAGTYVVVTNRAGGTPVIRQVITLSPGATYTLALFSAADTSRVAAQLAPDGPPGGLGPDSAVRVLDAANAAGSVYVALALPQKNEPMVLVNQAAYGLITGYATVPAGRYQAVMTANGREWRQPVEFLRGQPMSLLLTDGPDGPLLRTLRDVPEAPTALNPPTLTMPAGGDAVDKAKTTMPASIERSGGKRIAVLLFVLAIVGAAVLRVRARPPRRPEPQTDAAEHHGVRARWRQVVRRERPVDEIAGRDWDGDQTARLNPDGDRTARLNPDGDRTARLNPDGDRTARLNPDGDRTARLDSDRSAVTLSVAVSPPRHRTDPPLHQSVRAHWRDVVRRARPVDDTARMLLGVDDTAPMNTDLTTGDLSVPRGPR, encoded by the coding sequence ATGACTGCGCGACTCGACCTGATTCCTGACGACACGGCGCGACGAGATCTTGATCGAAGGTCCGACGAGTACAGGGCCACGGCGACACCGCCGAACCACGTTTCACCGCACGACGCTGTGGACACGCGCGGCGGCGACGTGGTTCGCCGCGCACGACCGGGTCTCAAGATTCGCGCAATCGGTCTGAATCCCTCGATCCCGATACTCGGGATCTTGTTGATCCTCACCGGACTGGTGCGGTTGATGAACCTGACCGGGTCGCCTGCCCGACTCGACGACGAAGGCACGTATATGGCCCAGGCCTACGCCGTGTCTGAATGGGGTGAACTCGCCCACTACACCTACTGGTACGACCATCCGCCGGCCGGCTGGCTGCAGTTGGCACTGTGGACTGTGATTACAGGTCCCGACTTCGGCGGGAATGCAGTCGCTGCCGGCAGATACCTGATGGTCATCGTCGCCGTGGTCACCGCTGCCCTGCTGTGGGCCTTGGCGCGCCGAATCGAGATGTCGCGGTGGGCAGCCGCGGTGGCTGTCGCGATCTTCGCGTTGTCTCCATTGTCTATCTCATTGACCCGCACGGTCTATCTGGACAATCTCGCCATCGCTTGGGTGCTGGGCGCGCTGGTGCTTCTGTGCTCACCCCGGCGCCGGCTTTCGGCAGTGTTCGGCGCAGCAATATGTCTCGGCGTAGCGGTGCTGACCAAAGAGACCATGCTGCTGCTGCTGCCGACGTTCGCCTGGCTGGTGTGGACCAGGCCGGCGCCGGTGACTCGCCGGTACGCGCTCGCCGTGTTCGTCGCCCTGTTCGGAGTGGTGGTGAGCAGCTACCTGCTGATGGCTGTCCTGCGGGGTGAGCTGGTCCCCGGGCCCGGCCATGTCAGTCTCTGGGATGGCATCAGTTTCCAGCTGTGGCAGCGCACGCCCGGCGGCACGCTCGATGACCCCTATTCGCTCAAGCGCCATACCGTTGAGGAATGGCTCCGGCTTGATCCGAGTCTTCCGTTCTTGGCCGTCGCGATCGCCCTGGCCGCTCTGTTCGTCAAGCGCCTCCGGGCTTTCGCGGTCGGGTTGGTCGTGCTCATCGTCATTGTTCTGCGGCCCGGATATCTGCCGGTGCCATTCATCCTGTCCGCGCTGCCGCTGACAGCGCTTCTTGCCGCGGCCACCGGCGAGGTCGCGCTGCGCTATGTCTGCCGCAACGTCGAGCAGCGATCGATCGGCCTGCGGCGCTTCCGTTTTCCGGTGCTTGCCGCTGGGACGCTCATCGTGTCCATCGCCGTGTCATTGTGGCTGCCGGTCTATCACGGCTTGATGGAGTCCGATGAAGACGCGTCGATGCGGCAGACGCAGCAGTGGGTCTCGCAGAACGTGCCGAAGACCGACCGTCTGATCGTCGATGATGCGTTCTGGCTGGACTTCATCCGGGACGGCCGAGACCGGCGCAACGTCGTGTGGGCCTACAAGGTGGATACCGACGGACAGGTGAAGGGCTGGGCCCCGCACGGCTGGACCGACTACCAATGGGTCGTGTCGACGGCGTCGCTGCGTGCCAACATGCCGCCGAAAGGTGTACTCACAGAGGCGGTTGCACACTCACATCCAGCCGCGATATTCGGCTCGAGTGGAACCCGAGTGGAGGTGCTTCGTGTCGACAACGGCCGACCGAACTCGAAGCCGCCGCCGCCCGCGGCTGCGGCGTTCGGCGGTCAACTGGCGGCGCACCTGGCCGGTACCACCGACGCCGAGGTACTCGCGGTTCTGCAATCTCCGACGATAGACCAACGTGTGCTTGCGACGCTGGCTGTGGTCGCTGCAACGCAACCCGTTCGCGTCGAGGCGGTTTCGACCATCGCAGGAGAGAGCGACGCCGGCACGCCGCGACGCGAAATCACACTGGGCGGCCCGCGCCGACAGCTGGAAGGTGTGGCGGCATTTTTCCAACACCAAGAAGGACCGTTCGCGGTCGAGTCGGTGGATCTGACTTCGAACGGACTCGAAGTTCGATTTCCGGCGCGCGGCTGGGATGTCGGTTTGGGCACAGGGCCGACGCCGCGGCAGGACGCTCCGGCGGCGCTGCGGGTCGCCGATCTGCGCCGTGACCGACCGGCCGAGCAACTCACCGTGGTGGGCATCGACGGCACCGCCGCCGGCTCGCTCGAGGCGAGCGACGCCGCGAATCCCTCCGGCTATCGGTCGATGCCTGCCGGGACGTACGTGGTGGTCACGAACCGTGCCGGTGGTACGCCGGTGATCCGGCAGGTGATCACGCTCTCGCCGGGGGCGACCTACACACTCGCACTGTTCTCCGCGGCCGACACCAGCCGTGTCGCGGCGCAACTCGCACCGGACGGGCCGCCGGGCGGGCTAGGGCCCGACTCCGCTGTGCGGGTGCTGGACGCCGCCAATGCTGCGGGATCTGTCTACGTCGCGCTCGCGCTGCCGCAGAAGAATGAGCCGATGGTGCTGGTGAATCAGGCTGCGTACGGTCTGATCACCGGGTACGCCACGGTCCCCGCGGGGCGGTACCAGGCCGTTATGACGGCAAATGGCCGGGAATGGCGCCAACCCGTTGAATTCCTGCGTGGTCAGCCGATGAGTCTCCTGCTTACCGACGGGCCGGATGGTCCTCTGCTGCGCACGCTGCGGGACGTTCCCGAGGCCCCCACCGCACTGAATCCACCAACCTTGACGATGCCCGCCGGCGGAGATGCAGTGGACAAAGCGAAAACGACGATGCCCGCGTCAATCGAACGCTCAGGCGGAAAGCGGATCGCGGTCCTGCTGTTCGTCCTCGCCATCGTGGGCGCAGCGGTCCTGCGGGTCAGGGCGCGACCGCCGCGGCGGCCTGAACCGCAAACGGATGCGGCGGAGCACCACGGGGTGCGGGCGCGCTGGCGTCAGGTAGTTCGCCGCGAACGACCGGTTGACGAGATTGCAGGGCGAGACTGGGATGGTGACCAGACAGCGCGACTGAATCCGGACGGTGACCGGACAGCGCGACTGAATCCGGACGGTGACCGGACAGCGCGACTGAATCCGGACGGTGACCGAACAGCGCGACTGAATCCGGACGGTGACCGGACAGCGCGACTGGACTCGGACAGGTCTGCCGTAACGCTTTCGGTTGCGGTGTCGCCGCCGAGACACCGCACCGATCCTCCGCTGCACCAATCCGTGCGGGCGCACTGGCGAGATGTGGTTCGCCGCGCACGCCCGGTCGACGACACCGCTCGAATGCTTCTGGGTGTTGACGACACCGCGCCAATGAATACGGACCTGACGACCGGTGATCTTTCGGTTCCTCGGGGGCCCAGGTGA